From Stenotrophomonas sp. SAU14A_NAIMI4_8:
CTGCCGCTGGCGGTGGCGATGGGCGAGGGCGCCGAGGTGCGCGCGCCGATGGCCATCACCGTAATCGGCGGCCTGCTGGTGTCCACCCTGCTCACCCTGCTGGTCATTCCGGTGGTGTACGACCTGATGGACCGCCGCGGCGATGCCTACTACCGCGAACGCGGCCGCAAGCACGCCGGTGAAGGCCTGCACGGCGCCACCGGCAGCGCGGCGGGCGCGGAGGAACCGGCATGAGCGTTGCCGAGTTTTCCATCCGTCGCCCGGTCACCACCATCATGTGTTTCGTGTCGCTGGTGGTGGTCGGCCTGATCGCCTCGTTCCGGCTGCCGCTGGAAGCGCTGCCGGACATCTCCGCGCCGTTCCTGTTCGTGCAGATTCCCTATACCGGCTCCACGCCGGAAGAGGTGGAGCGCACCATCATCCGGCCGGTGGAGGAATCCCTGGCCACCATGACCGGCATCAAGCGGATGCGCTCGTCGGCCACCGCCGAGGCGGCGTCGATCTTCATCGAGTTCAGCGATTGGGACCGCGACATCGCCATTGCCGCGTCCGATGCGCGCGAACGCATCGATGCGATCCGCAGCGACCTGCCCGACGACCTGCAACGCTACAACGTGTTCAAGTGGTCCAGCAGCGACCAGCCGGTGCTGAAGGTGCGCCTGGCCAGCACCACCGACCTGACCACTGCGTATGACATGCTGGACCGCGAGTTCAAGCGGCGCATCGAACGCATTCCCGGCGTGGCCCGCGTGGACATCACCGGCGCGCCGCCGAACGAGGTCGAGATCGCCATCGACCCGAACCGGCTGAACGCCCACGGCCTGAGCATCAACGAACTGAGCGAGCGCCTGCGCACGCTGAACTTCTCGATCTCGGCCGGGCAGATCGACGACAACGGCCAGCGCGTGCGCGTGCAGCCGGTGGGCGAGATCACCGACCTGCAGGAAATGCGCGACCTGGTGATCAATGCGACCGGCCTGCGCCTGGGCGATATCGCCGATGTGCGCCTGAAGCCGGCGCGCATGAACTACGGCCGCCGGCTGGACGGCAACCCGGCGGTGGGCCTGGACATCTACAAGGAGCGCAGTGCGAACCTGGTGGAAGTCTCGCGCGCGGCGCTGGCCGAAGTGGAAGCGATCCGCGCGCAGGATTCCATGCGCGATGTGCAGATCAAGGTGATCGACAACCAGGGCAAGGCGGTCACGTCTTCGCTGCTGGAACTGGCCGAAGCCGGTGCAGTCGGCCTGATCCTGTCGGTCACCGTGCTGTTCTTCTTTCTGCGCCACTGGCCGTCCACGCTGATGGTCACCCTGGCCATTCCGATCTGTTTCACCATCACCCTGGGCTTCATGTACTTCGCCGGGGTCACCCTGAACATCCTGACGATGATGGGCCTGCTGCTGGCGGTGGGCATGCTGGTGGACAACGCCGTGGTGGTGGTGGAAAGCATCTACCAGGAACGCGAGCGCATGCCCGGGCAGCCGCGGCTGGCCTCGATCATCGGCACCCGCAACGTGGCCATCGCGCTCAGCGCCGGCACCCTGTGCCACTGCATCGTGTTCGTGCCCAACCTGTTTGGTGAAACCAACAACATCAGCATCTTCATGGCGCAGATCGCGATCACCATCTCGGTCTCGCTGCTGGCCTCGTGGCTGGTGGCCGTCAGCCTGATTCCCATGCTGTCAGCGCGCATGGCCACGCCCAAGCTGGTGCATTCGCAGACCGGCGTGATCGCGCGCCTGCAGCACCGTTACGCGCAGCTGCTGGACTGGTCGCTGCGCCACCGTGGCTGGAGCCTGCTGGGCATCGTGCTGGTGGTGCTGGTCAGCCTGGTGCCGATGAAGCTGACCAAGGTGGACATGTTTGGCGGCGAAGGTGGCAAGGACATCTTCATCGGCTACATGTGGAAGGGCGCCTACACCTACCGGCAGATGTCCGAGGAAGTGGGGCGCGTGGAAGCGTGGATCGAAGAGAACCGCGAGCGCCTGCACGTGCAGCAGGTGTATTCCTGGTACAGCGAACAGGAAGGCAGCTCCACCGTGGTCACC
This genomic window contains:
- a CDS encoding efflux RND transporter permease subunit, which translates into the protein MSVAEFSIRRPVTTIMCFVSLVVVGLIASFRLPLEALPDISAPFLFVQIPYTGSTPEEVERTIIRPVEESLATMTGIKRMRSSATAEAASIFIEFSDWDRDIAIAASDARERIDAIRSDLPDDLQRYNVFKWSSSDQPVLKVRLASTTDLTTAYDMLDREFKRRIERIPGVARVDITGAPPNEVEIAIDPNRLNAHGLSINELSERLRTLNFSISAGQIDDNGQRVRVQPVGEITDLQEMRDLVINATGLRLGDIADVRLKPARMNYGRRLDGNPAVGLDIYKERSANLVEVSRAALAEVEAIRAQDSMRDVQIKVIDNQGKAVTSSLLELAEAGAVGLILSVTVLFFFLRHWPSTLMVTLAIPICFTITLGFMYFAGVTLNILTMMGLLLAVGMLVDNAVVVVESIYQERERMPGQPRLASIIGTRNVAIALSAGTLCHCIVFVPNLFGETNNISIFMAQIAITISVSLLASWLVAVSLIPMLSARMATPKLVHSQTGVIARLQHRYAQLLDWSLRHRGWSLLGIVLVVLVSLVPMKLTKVDMFGGEGGKDIFIGYMWKGAYTYRQMSEEVGRVEAWIEENRERLHVQQVYSWYSEQEGSSTVVTLDEKHANDIKALQEEIRKGLPKSARTDYFVGNQGGDGGGGGNQGVQVQLVGDSSTLLQEIGQEVLPLLAQRSELRDVRIDNGEKGGELKVHVDRERAAAFGFNAEQVASFVGLALRGAPMREFRRGDNEVPVWVRFAGAEQSSPEDLAGFSVRTGDGRSVPLLSLVSVDVGSSATQIGRTNRQTTLTIKANLAEKITAPDGRKAIEAVLKPMNFPAGYGYSFDGGDYGNDDEAMQQMVFNLLIALVMIYVVMAAVFESLLFPAAIMSGVLFSIFGVFWLFWITGTSFGIMSFIGILVLMGVVVNNGIVMIEHINNLRRGGMGRTQALVEGSRERLRPIMMTMGTAILAMVPISLTNTQMFGDGPEYAPMARAIAGGLAFSTVVSLLFLPTIYALLDDLRNAAVRLIRRARGLDNTAATAA